The window TATGGTATGATATAGTGTCCATCACATTGTCATGTACAGTTCTAGGTATCAATCTGTGCATTGTATCAAAACATTGCTTCAAAgcaattattgataaaaatgatgAAGTACCATCCTCGAAACTGTCAACAAAAAAGTATATCATTAATTagaataattgttttaagttttaatactCATTAACATATCCATTCTACAGCCTGAAATTGTTTCTTGTTaacatatttactttataagtaGTACAGCTGgactaactaatataataagatGGTGTTCTACATTATCATTGAAATTACACAAATTGTGCTGTATCATGATAAACAAAAGCTGTCCAtacatttaatgtaaatatcataattacCGTTCAGAAAGATTTTTCCTTTTCACATGATAATTCTCTGAGCTCAAAACAATATCTACAGTTCCACCACCAAAGTATTTCTTCTGGCTTAGAACATCCTCACTTGAATTTTTGACTAAAAGTGCACCCAATCCTGTTGGGTAgccaaacattttgtaaaatgacATACAAATATAGTCTGGCTGGGTTTTAGCCAAGTCCAGACCGCTTGTTGACACAAATGATGCTGCATCTAGTAGCACATAccagttattattaatttgacatAAATTCTTTTTCAAATGACTATTAAGGCATCCACTTTTGATGGTGTCCATACAATCAATAGGGTATTTGTATCCATTGAAATTGCTCTGAGCTGGGTACACAAACAGTGAGTTGGCTTCATTGCTGTTTTTCATTTTGTGTTTCCATGACATTGTTTTCTTCTGATAGGAATTAACAGCTGTGAGAAAGTCATCATGAGTAATGTTTATCACATCAGCATTTTTGTCTGAAGCAAGTTCTCGCAGCCCAAGGACTGAAGTGTGGTTGTCACTTAAGTATACAAATGATCCTGTGTCTGGGTCGTCATTCTCATTGGATGCAAATTGGAATGATTCTAGAATAAGTTTCAATGATTGTGTAGTTCCTGAAGTGAATACAACTGTGTAGTTTGAAGGATCTGTGTTGAAGTGCTTCAGGATCAAGCACCTGATTTGATCAATACAATCTTTTGTATATTTGTCAGAATGTGGGTTCATATACACATTATTCATAAGATCCTCATTCACATTTACAAGTAGACTCTGTGGATACAGAGTAGTCCCAGCATTTTCTAAGTAACATCTCTCTggaatagaaaaagaaaaatattttagcttttttggaacagtaaaaaaatatttgcacagttgaaaattaaaacatctTTTAAGTGTTAAATTCAAGCTACAATAATACTTGAAGGATAGTGAAActcattatttaattgtttaattatcaAGACGATAATACCAGTTgcgcattaaaaataaattaagtacttatgGTTTTTTTATGTAGCAAATACTTTCATCAGCCTACTTATTAAGACATGAACTTTCATAATGAAAGTGAAGGATAACTCTCAAATTATACCTATCTTAGTGAATGTAACGTGATTATTACTTACCTCCCAGTCTCTTGAAATTTGACGTAATCTTGACCATATGTTCATCATCGATGACCTGACTCAATGCGCTCATCTCGTGAGACTCTTCATACGAACCTGACATAATTATAGGAACtatttaaaacagaataaaaaaataataaagttcatcacttttctttttggttttaaaaacgTTTGCAGGTCGTCTTCATTActaaattattacattacacaTTATTTCTCTATACTATAACCTTGTACTTAATATTGTAACAAGTGATCGTAATAGTAAATTAGTATCGCTGTAGAAAAAACACCAACACACACGCACGATAACAACTGATAAACTATTGTTTTGACGTTTTACTTACTGTGGTCAGCTGTCATTCTCAATTTTGGTGTtgctagtatattattatgaatgtccCGCAAAAACCGTCAAAAGTTATAGGTTTAGGGTATacgttaaatgtatttaattgaatattttaactttatatttagaatattatgaCTATCTTCTTTCTGTTCTTCTtacgtaatcaaaatatttacttctaaaaGGCTGGATACAATTTCAATTACAGTATTAAGCCTTTTAGACGTAATTGTAGTGTAACTCTGTAATTTTCGGAAACATTAAAGAGGGTTGATTGATCCCGGTGAAAATGTTATGCTTTATGAAATGATGTAAAAGTGGCAATGTACGTCGTTAGTTCTTGACCATTTTCCCTCTTACCATAACAAGGACACATTATCACGGCAACACTTTTTGGCGGGATATAGGATGcatttttgaaagtaaaaaacaaGGAAAACGTTCTTATAAATTAGTCgtctttttgtttatatttaattgatctCATTAGttgtataattattgatttagtAATGTTCAGTTTGCATCGAACGTATCAATATGGTGCTTATAAGCAGGATTAGGTAAGTACCTAGTTagtaaattagatattttaggGTCATAATTTTGCCAATTTTAATCCctgatttattgttattgagctttttaccaaaaaaagtgatttaattttgtGGTTTTCTAGCTGTATGTTTTGAgccaagatttttttgtatggaaGTACGATTGTATACCTGACAATATTGTCGTGTAgaaaacctttaaaataaatatttaacaagagGATCATTCAGCCGAGATTTTAGAAGGTAGATAAACTACCTATCTAATTTTCATAGCTTTGGATTTGCAAGGTTTCTTGATATCGTAATATCATGcacgattattattttaatgatgtaaTCAGTGATGGTCGGTTACATAAAACATAACTAGTATACCTACAGTCTGAAAAGAGAAAACCAGAGCAAAGGGTAATAAACAAACAGCACTCTACACTACACGGGTCCATCGcgatcaaattaaattaagcgCCTAGTTCCTTTGTTTactactagatggcgttagtagggctattatattttaattcgataagaataaacttaaacattttaatgcGAATCCCTTATGATTTTTTGTAGCATGTACTTACTTATAACGTCTTATTGTTGTTATTCTTTCAAATTAGGAGAAAATTGATAGAATATTTGATTCTAATCTGATGATACGAACGTATTTATCTGGTTGTAaaccaataataaattaattaaattatattattatctgtttcAATGTTTAGATACTGATATGATATGATTATACATCACGAGTACTATAAAGTAGTTAAAATCTATTCCACTAAGAGACTCACGTACGTCGGTATCTAGGTAGGTTCACCTTCGACAGCATCGCCTTACTAAATTGCGTTACgccaatttaattattgcttttatGGAGGGCTTTTAGTAGCTTTTAGTAGCAAGCGCCGACATGATCGACTCCCCTTAAGTGAATTGACGTCCACGACGGAGGACATTCGCTTTACTGCTTTGCACACTTTTGTCGCGAGGACGTCGTGCCCTGACGCTAAGTTACATGAAAGAACTTTCTTTGCCACTAAAGGAGATTACTATTCTATTTTCGAGACGAATTTTATTAACAGTTCAACTTATTTCCAGTCCCTAACtcgaaataataatagtgttaCATTGACTTTCGGTAAAAAACTTGAAAACACCCAGACAATTTTCTTGTTTAATATCTCTCCCGTGAAagatgaataatattatatgttctaATAAAGATATTCAAGAATTGTTGATAATATTTCAAAGCAAATGGCAAAAAACAATATCGAAAGAACAAAAGTACCTACTAACTGTAAACCGACGTAAATATATGTAGCTATGAAAgtattcattataaaattaaattatttgcttaCGTGTGGAGGTGTAGTGTTGGATGGAAATGTCGGTTTTGATCCTGACGGCAAACATAGCAGTATCGTTTCAGTCACAATCACTAGACGTATGAAGATATCGCTGAAGATTTCCCTTTGTTTTAAACTTCCAGTCACCACTTCACTAATTAGTTACCTGGCGTTTATGAGTATTCACTTAAATGTatgattcaaatattttcttcataaataatttagtaattatatgcaattgtttaattataatactactaATCGAAATCCAAAGCGAAGTGATTCTTAATTTTCCTTGATAGATAGTGATTTTCACTCACAACTGCACAACACATATCTTAGTTAACACATAACTAAAGTATCAATGAAACGTTTTATGACTCCAAAAAACGAGTTAGTCATAAAATTACCAATAAAAACTTGAAGTTGGACTTTAACGCATCACTGGCATTGTTTTATACACGTTAagagttaattaattttgaataaaaataatttgtacaacACGCGTAATTCTAAACCTTCTGTTTATAGAAGAGCTAGGATCGATACATTGCAAAACAACGCTCACCTCTTTTTTCTTTCTCTTCttaatgtcattttaatttaattataaatgaggTCAGACACTACAGCCGCTCCGTATTATATAGCCTAGCTTGACGTGACTTTGTCGAGAACTATTCCGATGTTATTATATCAACAACAATAGGGAACATTCCCAGAGCCTGACTGAAGACGTAACTGAACAAGCCCTTGAATGATGCGATAGACGGTTCAACTCTTTTGTTTACGAACATGACGAAATAACCACTCAATGtcttgttattataataatgtgatgTAGAACATACCAAGATAATAGACTTATTATGATAGTCGTTAAGTAAACACGCTTTTTATTGGTATTTGTGACCATTTATTGATCTTGAGGTGTGAAGGAGGTACGTCGTTTAATTAATGAGTTCTCCATTAAGTGTTGAAATCAATATAGAAACCAAAAAGGTGTAAAAATGAGTGTATTGcataatattgaataagtaaattaacgagttttgtaacagtaatgtATAGTTGGTGTTATCGTTGTCTTTTGAAATAATGTGTTTGACAAACTATTGACGTACCTTATGGTAATTTAAGgtaacttaaaataacttatacctaatttatttttattacttaaagttTCGATTTGTTGGACTCTTGTATAATACCTTGTTCCGAAAATCATAGTCCGTAATATCTTTATGTATATGGCTGCAAAGGCGGAACTCTGGAATAAATCAGGCAAGTATTTGATCGCCTAATTACGATCTCCCTTTTAGAATTGAGACGAGAACCTGATCACACGGAGGATAATAGCTGTTCCTGATAATTTAAAGAGAATAATATATTCACAAACCAATGTCACAACCATAGAAACAGAAAGTACTCACTTGAGGTTGACACGGACTCGAAACTTATGACAATTCATGTACCGTAGAAATAGGACAAACCGACGCTTTGGCATGTTTTAAATATCGGTACAGACCTAATGAATCACTTACTACTTGAACTCAGAACTACTTATAATATGTACTGAGGTTACATGACACGATGATTTTCtcgtaaagaaataatttaaaaaattaacagACTTATTCTCTACGATACTTCACTTTCCTGGTTCAGACACGACTGAAAAATgggttttgttttttgaatgACCATTGATCATTCAAAGGCTTACTTCTGAGGCCGATTATTTTGCCAAACTTCTAACCTTTGTAAAATTTCAAACAATACCTgtgttgatgatgatgacaataaTAATACCCGTGTTGATATTTGAAGTCACGCTCTTCGCCCTTTTCGTGAACAGTGAACTATTATTATGCCTTACTGCCGTTTCTACGCTAAATAATCTCTTCGAGGTTGAAATGAATAAGTCGACGCTTCAATTTTCTTAATTTCCTAAAAGTTTCAAGGTCTATATGAAGGTAGAAACATTCCCATAGGCGGAATGAACACCTTGCACTGTAATCGCGCCGTCGTTAAGGAGGAAGGTTTCATTTATTAGAGCAAGGCATTTCCtctccatacaaaattaaatataaacatgtttaaatTTGTATGCTGATGTAACTAATACACCCATGGGATTCTCTTTTGTAATGATAAGTTATCGACATCATTATAATAGATACATAGATAAGCTGTAATGTAGAGTTGTGGTCAACCTTGGCCTGTAACTTAGCTTAACTACTACTATCGTCTTAAGACTggaatcaatttataaaaaagctGATGTGTTTAAATATGGGCTAGTGAACTGATCTGCAAATGGACcgtattaaagtaatattactattataataataatttcacctCTTCTTAATAGGTTTTTTTGCCGTTCACTGATGGctcatcaaataaatattcactACATCCTGTTACTgtagaaaattaattacttttgtcGAAATTGTCGTGGAATCATTTGCTGCTTTGTAATGTCAGTATGGTGCATGGAATTGCACAAGTGCGTTATCATTACGAAGCCCAAGACGGGCAGACAGTATACATTTTAATCGTCGATGTAACCGTCCGGTAGAGCACTGTTACAGCCTACTTCATATTGCGACCTCGACCTCTGTTACAACTTCCGACGAAGAGCCACTATCGGCTATTTGTTTGTGGTATTTCGAAATGTTTAAGCTTACTTGCCGATGCGATTATAGCAATTACCTCACAAATAAAGGACCaaggtttttataataatataattgtcaGGTAGACAAACATTGTAGTTGCACGAAGATGTCTGTTGGTGCACAGTTCAACGAACGACGAAAGGTTGAACctcaaataaatataggtaaccTTAATTCACTTATGAGTTAAGTGACGTTGTATTGAAGGTAAGACCCGAATAATTTTAGCACAATGTTTACTTGATTATAGCCACATATTCTTTTTTATCTGATCTGAATGCATTTGTACCTCAATATGTTGTTGGccaaataatataagtatgttgtCAGTTGGTTTCAtacgtaatatatttattgaaactagTACATTCATCTGTAACATGACTATACAGAAACTAGTATATGCTATGAAAGTGGccttgcaataaaataaaaaaaaactagcattCGTCTTAGATGCAATAAACCAAACTTCATTATGTAAGATTTCTCAATAAGAAATAAAGGACTTTAGTTAGTTATTAGAAATCCTAgacaataatgatttatttacttccGTTGCGCAGCTTATGTAGTCTGTAGGTCATTGTCTGAGGTTAAAGTTGCCTGATACCAGGTAACAAGTTGCTTGTAGCTTGGCATTGACTGACAACAACCGAGTAAATATCGCCGTCGTGTGCGTAAAACTACagattaatttttgtttttgcgACAGCTAGACGTTTCGCAATCACTATGATTTTCGGATACGCGAATGTATTTCgttgtgttatatttattttttgcttcgGTTACGTacaaaatagaagaaaaataaaatcgtacGAAAGTGTAGACTTTAGTGATCGAAACTCGGACATATATTTAAACTCTATACAGTTGATTGCTAAGTACGGATATACGCCTGAAAAATATACAGTGATATCTCGTGATGGTTATTTAGTGGATACCTACAGGATACCTAGCAAAGGACCCCCTGTGTTGTTAGTGCATGGAATTGGTGATAGTTCTGATTCGTGGTTGGTGCTGGGACCTACAAAGTCTGTGGCGTTCCAACTGTCTGACTTAGGCTACGATGTGTGGCTGTTCAACGCCCGAGGGAATAAATACAGCAAGGGACACATCAAAAATATCAGTTCAAAGAAATACTGGGACTTTACATATGAAGAAATGGGTACTCAAGATTTACCTGCGGTCATCGACTTCATACTTCGTGTAACATCTCGCCAGAAACTGTCTTATGTCGGCTTTTCTCAAGGGACAACCATTTTCCTAGTGATGTCAAGCATGAGGCCGGAGTATAACCAAAAGATAAAGAAAGCAGTGTTGTTAGCTCCTGTTGCGTGGATCAACCACATAAATTatccatttataaatatttttgctcaAAACTTGAAtttgttgaaaacattttttgacaGTATCGGAGTGTACGATTTATTTTCGGATAATGTGTTAAAGAATTTATATCATGCTAAAGTGTGCCAAGATGGAGTACCTGAACATATTTTGTGTAAGTTAGAGTATTATATAAGTTATGGTTTAAGGAACATAAGTAACCTGGACTTGAATAAGCTCCCAGTGGTTGCAAGTCATATTCCAGCTGGAGTATCAACAAAGACGTTCGTACATTATTTTCAAAGCTATAACAGTAAAAATTTCCAACGTTTTGATTATGGTTCTAAAATGAATCAAAATGTGTATTCATCTCCTCAGCCCCCAGTGTACGATTTATCGCTTGTTACTGCTCCACTTTATATATTTACCAGTGAGTCTGACTGGTTCAGTACTTCGAATGATGTAGAGACACTTAGAAGTAAGTTGCCAAATGTAGtacaatttgttaaatataatgcTTCCTTAGATTTTACGCATTTAGAGTTTATTTATGGTGCTCGCGTTAATCCTTtgattaatgataatattaaaagaattcTTGATAAccaagtataattattataaataccaCCGTATCGATATGGAAGTGcctacaagaaaataatatgacagGTGCTTTCTTTGAACTgtgataaatgtatttaaatataagtgtagctagttaaatatgtttaagttAATGTAATTTTACGATCCATTGTTAATGGACTTCAGAAAATATTACCATCAAAGTAAAATCGTGTTATTTTGAATTGTAATGGACCAAATTTTGTTTGACATAGGCACTGAAAAACGTGGTCCACCAGTTGtgtataagtaaaataatattgtgagtTATTActcacattattattaattgcgTGAAGGAATATACAAGTCTTGTGTTCCTGTGTCTAGAAATGAATAGAAGGGTAATTTGTATTTTCTACTATTTCACTATGAAAATTAGAACTGTGAAATTGTTTGAGAGTGTAAGGATCAAAATGATTAAGTACAGTATTGCGGTCCTAAAGGTGTATTAGATGTTAAGATCCCAAGTACCTGGTATAAACTTTAACGATATTTATGACAAAGAGGAAATGTAAAAATTGTGATTGAACAATGTAATGTtttatctgtaaataaaatctttactaaGAAGacgacaataaaattatttgatcgCGTGCCTGTCGAAGTTTTGTCGAGTATAATGCAAACGCAAATCGTTCATCTAAGTTAAGGGTGTAAATATTTCATGAGGTGTGCAGCCCCGGGCAGTGCTTTCGACTGAACGGTTTAATTTGGCTCCGATCGACTATGCAGGCAGCCTATACTGAGCGGGTCATTGGGCACATAACCACTacaatatgaaattttaatctCCACAACATCAAAAGCGCTGGCATtctgataaattattatataatatctacGTACAgccttttattactttttacaagtttttaaaaGCGTGCTTTGTTCCTCTTCTGGTTGTTAATATGATgtcgtttttatttcattgtttaaaacacttttttaaataGTACATACCAGGAAATAAAAATTACCCGCCACCCGGAAGCgttatacatttacataaaatacgTACATATGTTTAAacagtttagttttttaacaGTTTGTACTCGTGATTAACAATAAAGTGCGATCATTTACACCACGCTACAAACAAGGAAGTAATCTCGCGATAAATTGTAATCCAAACGATATTCATTGCTAGTTAGGTGTTTGCCAAATCCATTTGAGCTATTTAAGGTTCTGTATATAAGAAGGCGTAACGGAAATAAGTCTTTGGTAGAGTTCGTCTAGTGTAAAAGTAAATTTCATTACAGCTACTACTAGCAACTCTACATTTACATTTTTCCGAAAGAAAAATCTTTGTATTGTccaaatttaaaagtaaaaaaaaacacatgtaAAAAGTCCAATTGTTTTAGAAAACATATTGTCCAATTACTCCCGCAGATGTACTGCTAGTCACGGGGTGTGCATTTAAGAGCTCACTGCAACTTCAATCGGTATTCACTCCGCACGTAACCAATAAAAACATTGATTCACGTAATACAGACATACCTATTCATTTAGAGTACGTCGGTCCGTGAAACTGAAAACCCTATATTGAAATTCGGCgctacatttttaataactacGTGTCTATCAACAATCATTTGTTCGGTTCACGTGTTCGAAATATTGAATAGGTTTCGGTGAAaaagaataacattttataaatatcggCGAGTTCGTGTACATAATTGAAAAGTCGCTCACAGTTCACGTGTACACAACTAACATGAAGTACGTGTGTGTTTGTACCTCGGCAGTTGGGTATAGGAACAGGTAGGTATACCGCATCGGTGAGCGGAGGgccaaaaattaaaaaactcgGTCTGTCCGGCCCGGTGTCGCGAGCAGACGCCCGTTCAAATTGCCTCTCTACACTCAATTTAACGTGGAAAACACTCTGCTTTGTCCAGGTAATGAACACGGCTACCTAGCCTGGGATAGTCAACAGCCTCTTCATTTCCGAATAATCATGATTAACGCCGTAAATACTAATGCATTTTGGTTGCTTCGATATACATATTAATGTATTCTATGCAACTAACGAAATATGTTGATGGAGAAATGAATGCATGCATACTTAAGCATATGTATCATGTAATGTGCAACTGTGATGGTGATGAAAGAACGTTCACCTTCTAACGCTAAAGTTCACACACTGCAAAGAAATTAACGAGCGGTCTGTACACTAATACCTTGAATATGTAATGAGTTTTAGATATAGAGTAAATGTTCTGTTTTCCGTTATCCATATAAACTTTTACTAAcgtatacattttattcattataGGATCAAGTTATATAATCATATGCATATCATCAAAAATCCGCCAATCGACAAGCTCAATGCGTCATAATTCAAAGTCAAAATCCTTGAGTATAGGCCAAAATGTCCTCGTTAATGCAAAATATATCGTCATTTAGACTCCGTCCCATGAATATTGTGGATCCATAACGTAAATATGTGCAGAATCTCGTACTATAAATACACTTCCGCATATTAATTGGATAATTGCgccttttaaatataaagcaaGAATgcttaatacaaatatttcctGTTCCGCCAAAAGTATCTTacgtgtatgtataatatgataaTGCTGATTTTATAACGTGGTTGACCTTGACTACTTCTGATAATCACCTTGGATCACGATATTCTTTGCGAAATATTCTTTGCCCACATAAATCAAACAACggtgaatataatatattatattaattagaacTATTCGTATCGGAAGATAAATGCTCGACAGCTTACATCATCTATTGTAAGATCTGGTTTAGTTTACTTTTGGCTTAGATCATTTCTGTAAGAGCTCGTGTAAAGAAAACTGTGCATGGAATATTGGTGGTGGCTGTTTAGAGCTACAGCCGTCTGCAtacgtcaaaaatatctaaCTACTTTGACAAAGTTACATTATTGATTTGCTAAGAAAAAACTTCTACTAATAAGTGCGTCGTGCAATTTTAAAGATAAGTACTGCAAGGTCTGAAAAAGTAGAGTTCGGTTTGAACAGTATGCAACAAGAAACCCATGGCCATACTTTTGAAATGCTAAATATAGAGTACTTACATTGAATATCGGTAAGtatcgaaataataaaaacgattaAAAGTTTTAAGATGACCTTTAAAGCACACTCTACAAGGGGCTAAGTACTTAAAATATGCAGTGGTAAAATTGGGTAAATAAACTTCACagaaaaaagtattacaaataacAGACTTGCCCACTCTTGTTTGTAAATTGGGGTGAGATCATACTAGGAAAAAAgtgtaagtatgtaaaataCCCGGCACTTTTAAATACTATCACCCAATgaagtttattttgaataaaatagttAAGTGATATGAAATAACTAATCAGTGAAATAAGATGATGCAAACATAATCACATCTGTACATGAAATTGAGGACAGAAAACATTCCCAGTAAGTATCTATcttgaatattgaaaatgtaacaTTAGTTCGACCTAATACGtaccttatacaaaaaaatggtaATTGTTGTTAAATATCACAATAACACATCACATTCACAATACCGACTGTAAGTAAACAGAAATAAcaacttttacttatttatatacaataaaaacaagttttaattattgcgaAATTAAGGACGAtaaggtattttaatttattgtcacCGAACTAGGTTGAAATTATGGTACcgtgaatattttctttaataaaactagACACTTTTTGTACAGTGTAGTGGGCTCGTTCGTAGGCATAAACAAGGACTGACCCGATACAGATATCTGTGGGTCATTGTTTGTTCTCATGTTTTTATCTTAAAGCATATTTCGTTATCAAATGACCAAGTAAGTATTGGAATGTAAACATGCAGTATTTCTTCATATATGTAAGTAAACTTTTGATTCATGTTCTCAATGGCCACGTGGTGTTAACAGCTCGTTTTTTGTAAAGTCTTTAGTCATATTAAAATTCTCTTGTTCACGCAAATAGTACAGATTTGACTGTCTTAATATTGGATGACCGAAATTACTAACTAAGTACACATAATAACAACATTTACACAGTCTCtacttacttacatttaaaCTATACAATCATATATGACGGCAAACTTACAGTGCgtgtatttaatgttaatatttggCCAACTATAACCTGTGTTTAGAACATAAACGCAGACTTGCCAACGTTTACAcgataaaacataaacattttaagtaaATGTACTTGACCCGAACAAAACTACAATCAGTAAGTATTatgaacttttataatattgattatttaatgaTAGTTACATGTTACATTGCGCAATTAGTACGCATGCGTGCGCGCATTTTGGCAAAGAGGATTCATGAGCACGTGTCTTGTTAAAACAAATGATTACCCCAGACATGTTGTGTAGAGAAAATGTTCAAACGATGTTCAAATATTAGAGGATTACTTTACTGATTAGGACCGTCGTTGAATACTTAATACATATTGTGATAGAAATGTATTAATTACATTGTCTAGACTACgttgattgaaatattttgaaatattgtgatTCATATACAAATAACGACCTTGGTATTTCGAATCAACGTTTACAAATTGGAATACTTGTTAACTAGATGTATCTGAAAGTTACTTAATTAGAAGTAGGTATAATATGACTATAGAACCTTCTCgctaataaagtaatataaacagATGAGGATTGcttcgatattttttaattataactgtTTCGAGTCTGTGCCATCCAAGGAAAGATTGGTATTTGCTAATAAATCCTGTGTATTTAAGAACTAAGTACACCCTGGTATTTTGCTAATTAAATACTATGGcttttataagaatttatactacaatataataataatctgaGCTTCTTCCATTTTTAATCTCAGAACGGACTTAAACGGATATTACAATGGGAGATGAATCTGATGTAGCAGGTAAGTAGCCGAAGTACGGCAGTCGCATTATGTTCTTTACAATAGTTCATTATAAAGCGGACATGAGGAATGGTATTGCAACATAGCATCCAAGATCGGAGTTATAGAATTTCGTCAGTGTGACGTCACGAGCGCTCTACCGCGATGCCGCTGCCGTGTCGATTTGTCGGCAGGCTTTATTTCCGC of the Anticarsia gemmatalis isolate Benzon Research Colony breed Stoneville strain chromosome 6, ilAntGemm2 primary, whole genome shotgun sequence genome contains:
- the LOC142973883 gene encoding lipase 3-like, with the protein product MIFGYANVFRCVIFIFCFGYVQNRRKIKSYESVDFSDRNSDIYLNSIQLIAKYGYTPEKYTVISRDGYLVDTYRIPSKGPPVLLVHGIGDSSDSWLVLGPTKSVAFQLSDLGYDVWLFNARGNKYSKGHIKNISSKKYWDFTYEEMGTQDLPAVIDFILRVTSRQKLSYVGFSQGTTIFLVMSSMRPEYNQKIKKAVLLAPVAWINHINYPFINIFAQNLNLLKTFFDSIGVYDLFSDNVLKNLYHAKVCQDGVPEHILCKLEYYISYGLRNISNLDLNKLPVVASHIPAGVSTKTFVHYFQSYNSKNFQRFDYGSKMNQNVYSSPQPPVYDLSLVTAPLYIFTSESDWFSTSNDVETLRSKLPNVVQFVKYNASLDFTHLEFIYGARVNPLINDNIKRILDNQV